Proteins from one Deinococcus sp. AB2017081 genomic window:
- a CDS encoding phosphatase PAP2 family protein: protein MIRQLRSELLPLLRVHWRLVLVVLLGVLGPLVLIAHVTEEIFDDGGYAWDRAILSWYVAHRTPELTRAAETLALLGGIRVLPVVTAAVALLLARYRSRAHAWFLILAVAGATLLNGLAKISFQRPRPEELGAVLTEPGYSFPSGHAMANAAFGIALGLVFWKGRWGWPVMLLGVAWALVIGASRNYLGVHYPTDVMVGFLSSVAWVVGLYLVVRRRWTVLAAPDAPASPHHTTSPEGNAVVNQR, encoded by the coding sequence ATGATCCGTCAGCTCCGCTCCGAACTGCTGCCTCTTCTCCGCGTGCACTGGCGGCTGGTGCTGGTGGTGCTGCTCGGAGTGCTGGGGCCGCTGGTGCTGATCGCCCACGTCACCGAGGAGATCTTCGACGACGGCGGCTACGCCTGGGATCGCGCGATTCTGTCGTGGTATGTCGCGCACCGGACACCGGAACTCACACGGGCGGCCGAGACGCTGGCGCTGCTGGGCGGCATCCGGGTGCTGCCGGTCGTGACGGCGGCGGTCGCACTGCTGCTGGCCCGCTACCGCAGCCGCGCCCACGCGTGGTTTCTGATCCTGGCCGTGGCCGGCGCGACGCTGCTGAACGGGCTGGCCAAGATCTCGTTCCAGCGCCCCCGGCCCGAGGAACTGGGCGCGGTGCTGACCGAGCCCGGCTATTCATTTCCCAGCGGGCACGCCATGGCGAATGCCGCCTTCGGGATCGCGCTGGGACTCGTGTTCTGGAAGGGCCGCTGGGGCTGGCCGGTCATGCTGCTGGGCGTGGCATGGGCGCTGGTCATCGGGGCCAGCCGCAACTATCTGGGGGTGCACTATCCCACGGACGTCATGGTCGGCTTTCTGAGCAGCGTGGCGTGGGTGGTCGGACTGTATCTGGTCGTGCGCCGACGCTGGACCGTGCTGGCCGCCCCCGATGCCCCGGCGAGTCCGCACCACACGACCTCGCCGGAAGGGAACGCCGTGGTCAACCAGCGCTGA
- the gap gene encoding type I glyceraldehyde-3-phosphate dehydrogenase — protein sequence MKVGINGFGRIGRLVFRVLEARGVEVVAINDLTDNKTLATLLKYDSTAGRFNGTVEYDDASLTVNGKKIHALAERDPAAIKWGEMGVDIVIESTGIFTSREGAGKHIEGGAKKVIITAPAKNEDISIVLGVNEQDYDPAKHHIISNASCTTNSLGAPMKLLDEAFGIEKAIMTTVHSYTNDQRVLDLPHSDLRRARAAAVNIIPTSTGAAKAVSQVYPALKGKFDGTSLRVPTPVGSISDVVVILGRDVTAEEVNTVFRNAAEGSHKGIIEYTEDPIVLQDIVGNPHSAIIDGGLTMAMGSLVKFFSWYDNEWGYSNRIADLTQLVQDKG from the coding sequence ATGAAAGTAGGCATCAACGGCTTCGGCCGCATCGGTCGACTGGTGTTCCGCGTGCTCGAAGCGCGCGGCGTCGAGGTGGTCGCCATCAACGACCTCACGGACAACAAGACCCTCGCCACCCTCCTCAAGTACGACAGCACGGCCGGACGCTTCAACGGCACCGTCGAGTACGACGACGCGTCCCTGACGGTGAACGGCAAGAAGATCCACGCACTGGCCGAACGCGATCCCGCCGCCATCAAGTGGGGCGAGATGGGTGTGGACATCGTCATCGAGTCCACCGGGATCTTCACCTCGCGCGAGGGCGCGGGCAAGCACATCGAGGGCGGCGCGAAGAAGGTCATCATCACCGCGCCGGCCAAGAACGAGGACATCAGCATCGTGCTCGGCGTGAACGAGCAGGACTACGACCCCGCCAAGCACCACATCATCAGCAACGCGAGCTGCACCACGAACAGCCTGGGCGCGCCCATGAAGCTCCTCGACGAGGCCTTCGGCATCGAGAAGGCGATCATGACCACCGTGCACTCGTACACCAACGACCAGCGCGTGCTCGACCTGCCGCACAGCGACCTGCGCCGCGCCCGCGCCGCCGCCGTGAACATCATCCCGACCAGCACCGGGGCCGCCAAGGCCGTGTCGCAGGTCTACCCCGCCCTGAAGGGCAAGTTTGACGGCACCTCGCTGCGCGTGCCCACGCCGGTCGGCTCGATCAGCGACGTGGTCGTGATCCTGGGCCGCGACGTGACCGCCGAGGAAGTCAACACGGTCTTCCGCAACGCCGCCGAGGGCAGCCACAAGGGCATCATCGAGTACACCGAGGACCCCATCGTGCTGCAGGACATCGTGGGCAACCCGCACAGCGCGATCATCGACGGCGGCCTGACCATGGCGATGGGCAGCCTGGTGAAGTTCTTCAGCTGGTACGACAACGAGTGGGGCTACAGCAACCGAATTGCCGATCTGACGCAGCTCGTGCAAGACAAGGGCTGA
- a CDS encoding aspartate kinase, translating to MSDTLLVMKYGGTNMQDARAIRHSATLAARSIQEGIRVVVVVSAMAGVTNQLLQIADAAQAGDIARANDEIAAMRTRHFTAAQELGAAPDSDTVRELREMHETLRQAVYGVYLLRELTPRSRDLIVAFGERLSAPLMKLALEQLGQRAHHLTGGEAGIVTDTHFGNARPLPGTYGRIKDRLSGLLGAGVTPVVSGFMGETEKGAITTLGRGGTDFSATIIGKALSATEVWGWKDVDGVMSADPRVVKDARNIDVLSYGEVMELAYFGAKVLHPLAVTPLQDSGIPLRLKNSSDPDFAGTLVQAEPRDEAGHPVKAVTAIRNVSIINVSGAGVLGIPEVIASVFDAIARENVTLLMVSQSSSMSNVSLAVQTVDAERTLNALRAGVSLELQVEQQDNVAVLAIVGSGMRGQKGVSAPAHVDDATRSVHAAFSLGTAVSAG from the coding sequence ATGAGCGACACCCTCCTGGTCATGAAGTACGGCGGCACCAACATGCAGGACGCCCGGGCGATCCGCCACAGCGCGACCCTGGCGGCCCGCAGTATTCAGGAGGGCATCCGGGTGGTGGTCGTGGTGTCCGCCATGGCCGGTGTGACCAACCAGCTGCTCCAGATCGCCGATGCCGCCCAGGCCGGTGATATCGCCCGAGCGAACGATGAGATCGCCGCCATGCGCACCCGGCACTTCACGGCTGCCCAGGAACTCGGTGCGGCCCCGGACAGCGACACCGTGCGCGAACTGCGCGAGATGCACGAGACCCTGCGCCAGGCGGTGTACGGCGTGTATCTGCTGCGCGAACTCACGCCGCGCAGCCGTGACCTGATCGTCGCCTTCGGGGAGCGGCTGTCGGCCCCCCTCATGAAGCTCGCGCTGGAGCAGCTCGGACAGCGGGCCCACCACCTCACCGGCGGCGAGGCCGGGATCGTGACCGACACCCATTTCGGCAATGCGCGGCCGCTGCCCGGGACATACGGGCGCATCAAGGATCGCCTGAGCGGGCTGCTGGGTGCAGGTGTGACCCCGGTCGTCTCGGGCTTCATGGGGGAGACCGAGAAAGGTGCGATCACCACCCTGGGGCGCGGCGGTACGGACTTCAGCGCGACCATCATCGGCAAGGCCCTGTCTGCCACCGAGGTCTGGGGCTGGAAGGACGTGGACGGTGTCATGAGTGCCGATCCCAGGGTCGTGAAGGACGCCCGCAACATCGATGTCCTGAGTTACGGCGAGGTCATGGAGCTGGCGTACTTCGGTGCGAAGGTGCTGCACCCCCTGGCGGTCACGCCCCTGCAGGACAGCGGCATTCCGCTGCGGCTGAAGAACTCCTCTGACCCGGACTTCGCCGGGACGCTCGTGCAGGCCGAACCGCGCGACGAGGCCGGGCACCCGGTCAAGGCCGTGACTGCCATCCGCAACGTCAGCATCATCAATGTCAGCGGAGCCGGCGTGCTGGGCATCCCCGAGGTGATCGCCAGCGTGTTCGACGCGATCGCCCGCGAGAACGTCACCCTGCTGATGGTGTCGCAGAGTTCCAGCATGAGCAACGTGTCGCTGGCTGTGCAGACCGTGGATGCCGAGCGCACCCTGAACGCCCTGCGCGCCGGCGTGAGCCTGGAACTGCAGGTCGAGCAGCAGGACAACGTGGCCGTCCTGGCGATCGTGGGCAGCGGCATGCGCGGTCAGAAGGGCGTGTCGGCCCCCGCTCACGTGGACGATGCGACGCGCTCGGTGCACGCGGCCTTCAGCCTGGGCACTGCGGTCAGCGCTGGTTGA